The following are encoded together in the Silurus meridionalis isolate SWU-2019-XX chromosome 2, ASM1480568v1, whole genome shotgun sequence genome:
- the rnf150a gene encoding RING finger protein 150a, translating to MPMSVSKACRSLALSTWLLSFCFVHLLCLDFTVAEKEEWYTAFVNISYQDPATSEPKTEKSESGRYGEQSPKREARGPVFIPLPGHDRLACDSSTRFPSPQAAHGPWIALIAKGNCTYREKIRHAASLNASAVVIYNVGSSNPNETITMPHQGTGDVVAIMIPEPKGREIVALLEKNVSVIMHITIGTRNLQKYVSRTSVVFVSISFIVLMIISLAWLVFYYIQRFRYANARDRNQRRLGDAAKKAISKLQVRTIKKGDKETESEFDNCAVCIEGYKANDVVRILPCRHVFHKNCVDPWLQDHRTCPMCKMNILKALGIPANADCSDDVPPDYELSVGSPPTNPGTGGSDVTVSESSMALDRLPHLHHEPESLSQFEVGPRIASSEHQPPLSSDSDTSFILPVEISLSDVELSAEAEQEEAKS from the exons ATGCCCATGTCAGTGAGTAAAGCGTGCCGGAGTCTTGCGCTCTCCACCTGGCTGCTGTCTTTCTGCTTCGTGCACTTGCTGTGTCTGGACTTTACCGTGGCCGAGAAGGAGGAGTGGTACACCGCGTTCGTGAACATCAGCTACCAGGACCCGGCCACCTCCGAGCCGAAGACGGAGAAATCAGAGAGCGGCCGCTATGGTGAGCAATCGCCCAAAAGAGAGGCCCGGGGCCCGGTGTTCATCCCGCTGCCCGGTCACGACCGGCTGGCCTGCGACTCCAGCACCAGGTTCCCCTCACCGCAGGCTGCACACGGGCCCTGGATCGCGCTCATAGCCAAAGGCAACTGCACTTACCGAGAGAAAATCCGCCACGCAGCCAGTCTCAACGCCTCCGCCGTGGTCATCTATAACGTGGGGTCGAGTAACCCCAATGAGACAATCACCATGCCTCACCAAG GAACAGGAGACGTGGTGGCCATCATGATCCCCGAGCCGAAAGGGCGAGAGATTGTTGCCTTGCTGGAGAAGAACGTGAGCGTGATCATGCACATCACCATCGGCACTCGCAACCTGCAGAAGTACGTGAGCCGAACCTCGGTCGTGTTCGTCTCCATCTCCTTCATCGTGCTCATGATTATCTCACTGGCGTGGCTCGTCTTCTACTACATCCAGCGCTTCCGATATGCCAACGCACGCGATCGCAACCAG AGGCGACTGGGAGATGCTGCAAAGAAAGCCATAAGCAAGCTCCAAGTGCGCACCATCAAGAAAGGGGACAAG GAAACGGAGTCAGAGTTTGACAACTGCGCCGTGTGCATTGAGGGCTACAAGGCCAACGATGTCGTAAGGATACTGCCGTGTCG ACATGTATTTCATAAGAACTGCGTGGACCCTTGGCTGCAGGACCACAGAACCTGTCCAATGTGCAAGATGAACATCCTTAAAGCTCTTGGCATCCCG GCGAACGCAGACTGCTCTGATGACGTCCCTCCTGACTACGAGCTGTCTGTCGGCAGCCCTCCCACCAACCCTGGAACCGGGGGCAGCGACGTTACCGTGAGCGAGAGCTCTATGGCCCTGGACCGCCTGCCACACCTTCACCACGAGCCCGAGTCTCTTTCACAGTTTGAAGTGGGACCTCGTATCGCCAGCA